One segment of Urocitellus parryii isolate mUroPar1 chromosome 5, mUroPar1.hap1, whole genome shotgun sequence DNA contains the following:
- the Ascl1 gene encoding achaete-scute homolog 1, protein MESSAKMESGGAGQQPQPQPQQPFLPPAACFFATAAAAAAAAAAAAQSAQQQQQQQQQAPQLSPAADGQPSGGGHKSAPKQVKRQRSSSPELMRCKRRLNFSGFGYSLPQQQPAAVARRNERERNRVKLVNLGFATLREHVPNGAANKKMSKVETLRSAVEYIRALQQLLDEHDAVSAAFQAGVLSPTISPNYSNDMNSMAGSPVSSYSSDEGSYDPLSPEEQELLDFTNWF, encoded by the coding sequence ATGGAAAGCTCTGCCAAGATGGAGAGCGGCGGCGCCGGCCAGCAGCCCCAGCCGCAGCCCCAGCAGCCCTTCCTGCCGCCGGCAGCCTGCTTTTTTGCCACGGCTGCAGCTGCGGCGGCAGCCGCCGCAGCGGCAGCTCAGAGCgcgcagcagcagcaacagcagcagcagcaggcgcCACAGCTGAGCCCCGCGGCCGACGGCCAGCCCTCAGGGGGCGGTCACAAGTCAGCGCCCAAGCAAGTCAAGCGACAGCGCTCGTCCTCTCCGGAACTGATGCGCTGCAAACGCCGGCTGAACTTCAGCGGCTTCGGCTATAGCCTGCCGCAGCAGCAGCCAGCAGCCGTGGCGCGCCGTAATGAGCGCGAGCGCAACCGTGTCAAATTGGTCAACTTGGGCTTTGCCACCCTCCGGGAGCACGTCCCCAACGGTGCGGCCAACAAGAAGATGAGCAAGGTGGAGACGCTGCGCTCGGCGGTCGAGTACATCCGAGCCCTGCAGCAGCTGCTGGATGAACACGACGCGGTGAGCGCCGCCTTCCAGGCTGGAGTCCTGTCGCCCACCATCTCTCCCAACTACTCCAACGACATGAACTCCATGGCCGGTTCTCCGGTCTCATCCTACTCGTCCGACGAAGGCTCTTATGATCCTCTCAGCCCCGAGGAGCAAGAGCTGCTGGACTTCACCAACTGGTTCTGA